The Methanospirillum lacunae genome includes a window with the following:
- a CDS encoding chemotaxis protein CheC, with translation MTSEVSTDGTILLSKDQSEEIWELGNAGAQNAAAVLSTLLNQKVTISLPSISVVNLSNLQEHIDDTLAAMVIFQIKGQVTSGGSLVLHVPKPSILRLSHIMLGQPENDREIDEMDKSMLHEVGNIMMSSYLDACATLLSIILLPSPPSMTIDMAHAILESIIATHEVDDNADQVLFFKTEMSCADEEIDAELFLLPSHALLKELLERFRKVRSENKG, from the coding sequence ATGACCTCAGAAGTATCAACTGACGGAACTATCCTTCTTTCAAAAGACCAATCAGAAGAGATCTGGGAACTTGGGAATGCAGGAGCACAGAATGCTGCTGCAGTGCTCTCAACCCTCCTTAACCAGAAGGTTACCATCAGTCTTCCTTCAATTTCGGTGGTGAACTTAAGCAATCTTCAGGAGCATATTGACGACACCCTTGCAGCGATGGTAATCTTTCAGATAAAAGGACAGGTAACAAGTGGAGGATCACTTGTTTTGCATGTCCCAAAACCTTCAATTCTCAGACTCTCCCATATCATGCTTGGACAGCCTGAAAACGACAGGGAAATCGACGAGATGGATAAAAGCATGCTTCACGAGGTTGGCAACATCATGATGTCATCATATCTGGATGCCTGTGCCACTCTTCTCTCTATTATTCTCCTCCCGTCACCACCATCCATGACTATCGATATGGCACATGCTATCCTAGAATCTATCATCGCAACTCATGAGGTGGATGACAATGCAGACCAGGTTCTCTTCTTCAAAACCGAGATGAGTTGTGCAGATGAGGAGATAGATGCCGAATTATTTCTGCTTCCTAGCCATGCCCTTCTAAAAGAACTCCTCGAACGATTCAGAAAAGTCAGATCTGAAAATAAAGGATAA
- a CDS encoding DUF4013 domain-containing protein, producing the protein MDIGSAIRDSIDYTKESVWQQWKRWILLTIMSIIFPLMMGYTLEIYRGKTPPPEVENFGKLFVNGLKYLVAICVYFIPVLIVTVVSFMAIGMSIFSKIAAGGEFHFNLHDLAPYIFPIIGSSLLIFILGIITVLISSIGIIRMARTESFMEAFNFSAILQTIREIGWGSYLLASVVLWVISFVVGIFFNLVTEIPYLGFIIMFFVSVVFTIFEARYLALVYESGNQ; encoded by the coding sequence ATGGATATTGGATCAGCAATTCGGGACTCAATCGATTATACGAAAGAGTCGGTATGGCAGCAGTGGAAACGGTGGATTCTTCTTACCATTATGTCGATCATCTTCCCTCTCATGATGGGATATACACTAGAGATTTACCGGGGAAAGACTCCTCCACCAGAGGTAGAGAACTTTGGAAAACTCTTTGTGAATGGTCTGAAGTACCTCGTAGCAATCTGTGTGTACTTTATTCCGGTCCTCATTGTCACAGTAGTTTCTTTCATGGCCATTGGCATGAGTATCTTCTCCAAGATTGCCGCCGGCGGTGAATTTCATTTTAATTTACATGATCTTGCACCCTACATATTCCCAATAATTGGTAGTAGCCTTCTCATATTCATCCTGGGAATTATTACCGTCCTCATCTCATCCATTGGGATTATACGAATGGCACGAACAGAATCTTTCATGGAAGCATTCAATTTCTCAGCAATTCTGCAAACTATTCGTGAGATTGGGTGGGGTTCATATCTTCTTGCTTCAGTTGTTCTGTGGGTAATAAGTTTTGTAGTAGGCATTTTCTTTAATCTCGTTACGGAAATTCCATATCTTGGATTTATTATCATGTTCTTTGTTTCGGTTGTATTCACCATCTTTGAAGCACGGTACCTGGCTCTCGTGTATGAGAGTGGTAACCAGTAA
- a CDS encoding PadR family transcriptional regulator, whose protein sequence is MNAQFKKGVLEMCVLVLLGEKDRYGYELVQDISHRFEISEGSIYPLLRRLRDEGNVVTYLQESAEGPARKYYSLTAKGGIIRDELVAEWQEFIVAVNGLLEGVSHAEG, encoded by the coding sequence ATGAACGCGCAATTTAAGAAAGGCGTTCTGGAGATGTGTGTGCTGGTGTTACTTGGCGAAAAAGATCGGTATGGATATGAACTGGTCCAGGATATCTCACATCGGTTCGAGATATCAGAAGGGAGTATTTATCCACTGCTTAGGCGCCTTCGAGATGAGGGGAATGTTGTTACATACCTTCAGGAATCTGCAGAAGGTCCGGCACGAAAGTATTACTCTCTCACGGCAAAGGGCGGGATAATCAGAGATGAACTTGTTGCTGAATGGCAGGAGTTCATTGTTGCAGTTAACGGCCTGCTGGAAGGGGTGAGTCATGCAGAAGGATGA
- a CDS encoding HAAS signaling domain-containing protein, which yields MQKDEYLSQLRQAIRALPEDEQEEILADYDEHFRMGITEGRTEVEIASALGDPRSIGKEYAAVSLVNRAEESPSARGIGRAVLATVGLGLFNLFVVFLPFLILVLMIVLILIIGFSIACAGPFLAGYAVLILIGVLPMQLDTPPLAAVFFGIGLTSAGLLMIALDYWLTRICYRQTIRYLRWNIEVISGKETL from the coding sequence ATGCAGAAGGATGAGTACTTATCGCAACTCAGGCAGGCGATACGAGCCCTCCCCGAGGATGAACAGGAAGAGATCCTTGCAGATTATGATGAACACTTCAGGATGGGGATCACGGAAGGGAGAACCGAAGTAGAGATAGCATCGGCACTCGGGGATCCCAGATCAATTGGAAAAGAGTACGCAGCAGTCTCTCTTGTAAACCGTGCCGAAGAGAGCCCTTCTGCCAGAGGCATTGGCAGGGCTGTTCTTGCAACTGTTGGTCTCGGGCTGTTCAACCTGTTTGTAGTCTTTCTCCCGTTCCTGATCCTGGTACTTATGATCGTCCTTATCCTGATCATTGGATTCTCAATCGCATGTGCCGGCCCATTTCTGGCTGGATATGCTGTGCTGATCCTTATCGGGGTTCTGCCTATGCAACTGGATACACCTCCTCTGGCAGCAGTATTCTTTGGGATTGGACTTACTTCAGCAGGCCTTCTCATGATCGCACTCGATTATTGGTTAACAAGGATCTGCTACCGCCAAACAATCAGATACCTTCGGTGGAATATTGAAGTAATTTCAGGGAAGGAGACGTTATGA
- a CDS encoding toast rack family protein, producing the protein MNTGIRFPPLRQIIIWLLIITVVSFAIGAIIAGIEGNSYRSKYQSNVTPVEIESGTINHAIVALEMDSGSINLSEDQFTSLISGNISGVHAQKGPDISYKITDEIGHMNMKQESSMWLDPISKEDQWNLTLGQKVPTSLSIMMNTGDLRIKPGNANLTDLSIKQSTGDLTLDLSEWKGTHLMGSIDEGIGSMTIILPAYASIATHVENGIGSRSILGLDGEKGTYYHTVQDRQAPVISLSVNQGIGDLTMKVVHES; encoded by the coding sequence ATGAACACTGGAATCAGATTCCCACCCCTCAGGCAGATTATCATCTGGCTACTCATCATAACAGTAGTATCCTTCGCCATCGGAGCGATTATCGCAGGCATTGAAGGAAATTCTTACAGATCAAAATACCAATCCAACGTCACTCCGGTTGAAATTGAATCAGGAACGATCAATCATGCAATCGTAGCCTTGGAGATGGACTCCGGGAGTATCAACCTCTCTGAAGATCAATTTACCAGTCTCATATCAGGTAACATATCAGGAGTGCATGCCCAGAAAGGACCTGATATCTCGTACAAAATCACGGATGAGATCGGCCATATGAACATGAAACAGGAGTCATCCATGTGGCTTGATCCCATATCAAAAGAGGATCAGTGGAATCTTACCCTTGGGCAGAAAGTACCGACTTCACTCTCGATCATGATGAATACCGGTGATCTTCGAATAAAGCCAGGAAATGCGAATCTGACCGACCTTTCGATCAAACAGAGTACCGGGGATCTCACCCTCGATCTCTCTGAATGGAAAGGGACCCACCTTATGGGATCCATTGACGAAGGGATAGGAAGCATGACAATTATTCTTCCTGCATATGCCTCAATTGCAACTCATGTTGAGAATGGCATCGGGAGCAGAAGCATATTAGGGCTTGACGGAGAGAAAGGCACGTATTACCATACCGTTCAGGATCGTCAGGCACCGGTGATCTCACTATCTGTAAACCAGGGAATCGGAGATCTCACCATGAAGGTAGTACATGAATCCTGA